One window of Erwinia aphidicola genomic DNA carries:
- a CDS encoding ABC transporter permease encodes MKLWWQAFTTTLSGLLQKPMWMMLLCSLCLMSTVYLNHSVWDLPVAVIDMDHSPASRMLTRQLDATPKITNVAYSSLPQALSDLGLRKLFAVIILPQDMEQKMLAGKEVTLPVYGDATNRLANGQIQQDVMAAWQQVLGHYNLKLMMMAGFSERQASVVLTPFIGQAIDVFNPGISFAAIVFPGLLVMLLQHSLLIAGVRVSMTLRSKGALPLPVTLGTLSALIPIWLFLSVVLFALWPWVLGYRQTASIPELLMLTLPFQLAVLGLAKLVTECLREVERIYFSLSFITTPVYYLSGTLWPVQSMPDWVRCISMMLPSTWGTRMIAGVNQMGLPLSEVSKDVVMLLIMAVVYTVLGMGVGKLRDYLDRRH; translated from the coding sequence GTGAAGCTGTGGTGGCAGGCCTTCACAACAACGCTCAGCGGGCTGCTGCAAAAACCGATGTGGATGATGCTGCTCTGCTCGCTCTGCCTGATGAGTACGGTGTATCTCAATCACAGCGTCTGGGATCTGCCCGTCGCGGTGATCGATATGGACCACAGCCCGGCCAGCAGAATGCTGACGCGCCAGCTTGATGCCACGCCGAAAATCACCAACGTAGCCTACAGCAGCCTGCCGCAGGCGCTCAGCGACCTTGGCCTGCGCAAACTATTTGCGGTGATTATTCTGCCGCAGGATATGGAACAGAAGATGCTGGCGGGGAAAGAGGTCACCCTGCCGGTCTACGGAGATGCCACCAACCGCCTGGCGAATGGCCAGATCCAGCAGGATGTCATGGCCGCCTGGCAGCAGGTTTTAGGGCACTATAATCTCAAGCTGATGATGATGGCGGGCTTTAGCGAACGGCAGGCCTCGGTGGTGCTGACGCCGTTTATTGGCCAGGCCATCGATGTGTTTAACCCGGGGATCAGCTTTGCAGCGATTGTCTTTCCCGGCCTGCTGGTGATGCTGCTGCAGCACTCGCTGCTGATTGCCGGCGTGCGCGTCAGCATGACGCTGCGCAGCAAAGGCGCCTTGCCCCTGCCGGTGACGCTGGGCACGCTCTCCGCGCTGATACCCATCTGGCTGTTTCTTTCTGTCGTGCTGTTTGCCCTGTGGCCATGGGTGCTGGGCTACCGTCAAACGGCCAGTATCCCCGAGCTGCTGATGCTGACGTTGCCGTTCCAGCTGGCGGTGCTGGGCCTGGCGAAGCTGGTGACCGAGTGCCTGCGTGAGGTAGAGCGCATCTACTTTTCGCTGTCGTTTATTACCACCCCGGTCTACTACCTTTCCGGCACGCTGTGGCCGGTGCAGTCGATGCCAGACTGGGTGCGCTGCATTTCGATGATGCTGCCCTCAACCTGGGGCACGCGGATGATAGCGGGGGTGAATCAGATGGGGCTGCCGCTTAGCGAAGTGAGTAAAGATGTGGTGATGCTGCTGATCATGGCGGTGGTCTACACGGTACTGGGGATGGGGGTCGGAAAGCTGCGCGACTACCTCGATCGTCGCCATTGA
- a CDS encoding HlyD family secretion protein — translation MKKRAFFTLLIIISGIALAVLIRAHNHDLLLQGEVDATEVIVSSKAKGRVVEKLVRRGDDVSAGQSLMVLEAPELIAQLKAAEAARDQAQATLDLSLNGTREETIRNLKALLQQAQATWRDAQSTWQRDLSVAQKGYISAEQLDNARQARDGAWQQVQAARANLDQGINGDRIEQREAYLAQLRQAEQNLLEIKAQSDELVVHAPVAGEVGPIPAERGELLNAGSPLLTLIKLPTAWFTFDLREDILAHVRKGDKIQIRVPALNNRVIEAEVRYIAPLGDYATKRATRATGDFDLKTFEVRLYPLTPVEGLRQGMSALWSWQT, via the coding sequence ATGAAAAAAAGAGCCTTTTTTACCCTGCTGATTATCATTTCAGGCATCGCCCTGGCTGTCCTTATCCGCGCGCATAATCACGACCTGCTGTTGCAGGGAGAAGTCGATGCCACCGAAGTGATCGTCTCCTCAAAAGCGAAAGGGCGGGTGGTGGAGAAACTGGTGCGGCGCGGCGACGATGTCAGCGCCGGGCAGTCACTCATGGTGCTGGAGGCACCCGAACTGATTGCCCAGCTCAAGGCCGCCGAAGCGGCGCGTGACCAGGCGCAGGCTACGTTAGACCTCTCCCTGAACGGCACCCGCGAAGAAACTATTCGCAACCTGAAAGCATTGCTGCAACAGGCTCAGGCGACCTGGCGCGATGCCCAGTCCACCTGGCAGCGCGATCTGAGCGTGGCGCAGAAGGGCTATATCTCCGCCGAACAGCTGGATAATGCCCGCCAGGCGCGCGACGGCGCCTGGCAGCAGGTGCAGGCGGCGCGGGCTAATCTCGATCAGGGGATAAATGGCGATCGCATTGAGCAGCGTGAAGCCTATCTGGCACAGCTGCGCCAGGCAGAGCAGAACCTGCTGGAGATTAAAGCCCAGAGCGATGAACTGGTGGTGCATGCCCCGGTAGCGGGGGAGGTCGGGCCGATCCCGGCGGAGCGCGGAGAATTGCTTAATGCAGGCAGCCCGCTGCTGACGCTGATCAAGCTGCCCACCGCCTGGTTCACTTTTGATCTGCGCGAGGACATTCTCGCTCACGTGCGCAAGGGCGATAAAATACAGATTCGCGTCCCGGCGCTGAATAATCGGGTGATCGAGGCCGAGGTGCGCTATATCGCGCCGCTCGGCGACTACGCGACCAAACGCGCCACGCGCGCCACCGGGGATTTTGACCTCAAAACCTTTGAGGTGCGGCTTTACCCACTCACGCCGGTTGAAGGCCTGCGTCAGGGAATGAGTGCCCTATGGTCATGGCAGACATAA
- the yrbN gene encoding protein YrbN has protein sequence MKMTENFHDELCRLAAAIYEARVLHD, from the coding sequence ATGAAAATGACTGAAAATTTTCACGACGAGTTATGTAGACTGGCCGCCGCAATCTACGAGGCACGTGTACTACATGACTGA
- the truB gene encoding tRNA pseudouridine(55) synthase TruB codes for MSRPRRRGRDIHGVLLLDKSSGLSSNDALQKVKRLYNANRAGHTGALDPLATGMLPICLGEATKFSQYLLESDKRYRVIARLGQRTDTSDADGIVVSERPVTFSADMLEQALESFRGETQQVPSMYSALKYQGRKLYEYAREGIEVPRESRRIVVYELLFIRHEGDELELEIHVSKGTYIRTIIDDLGEKLGCGAHVTYLRRLQVATYPIEKMVTLEQLQELAEEAHRQEKAPAELLDALLMPMDSPAAEYPVVNLLSSVAAYFKQGMPVQAAGAPASGLVRVTEGDEHKFIGMAEIADDGRVAPRRLVVEYSD; via the coding sequence ATGAGTCGTCCTCGTCGTCGCGGTCGCGATATTCACGGCGTACTGTTGCTGGATAAATCTAGCGGATTGTCCTCCAACGACGCGCTGCAGAAAGTCAAACGCCTGTATAACGCCAACCGTGCCGGTCATACCGGTGCGCTGGATCCGCTGGCAACCGGCATGCTGCCGATCTGCCTTGGGGAAGCGACTAAGTTTTCCCAGTATCTGCTGGAGTCCGACAAGCGTTACCGGGTGATTGCCCGCCTCGGGCAGCGCACGGATACATCTGATGCCGATGGCATCGTGGTCAGCGAGCGTCCGGTTACCTTCAGCGCTGATATGCTGGAGCAGGCGCTGGAGAGTTTCCGTGGTGAGACCCAGCAGGTGCCGTCGATGTATTCGGCCCTGAAGTACCAGGGGCGCAAGCTGTATGAATATGCGCGAGAAGGCATTGAAGTGCCGCGTGAATCACGCCGTATCGTGGTTTACGAGCTGCTGTTTATCCGCCATGAAGGGGATGAGCTGGAGTTGGAAATTCACGTGTCGAAAGGCACCTACATCCGCACCATTATCGACGATCTCGGCGAGAAGCTGGGCTGTGGTGCACACGTGACCTATCTGCGCCGCTTACAGGTTGCCACCTATCCCATTGAAAAGATGGTGACGCTGGAACAGTTGCAGGAGCTGGCGGAAGAGGCTCATCGTCAGGAGAAAGCCCCGGCGGAGCTGCTGGATGCACTGCTGATGCCGATGGACAGCCCGGCGGCGGAATACCCGGTGGTTAACCTGCTGAGCTCGGTTGCCGCTTACTTCAAGCAGGGCATGCCGGTTCAGGCAGCAGGCGCGCCGGCCAGCGGGCTGGTTCGCGTGACTGAGGGTGACGAGCACAAGTTTATCGGCATGGCAGAAATTGCTGACGATGGACGCGTGGCACCGCGCCGCCTGGTTGTAGAATATTCCGACTAG
- the nlpI gene encoding lipoprotein NlpI: MKPFLRWCIVATALTLAGCSNTDWRKNEVLAVPLQPTLQQEVILARMEQILASRSLTDDERAQLLYERGVLYDSLGLRALARNDFSQALSIRPDMPEVFNYLGIYLTQAGNFDAAYEAFDSVLELDPTYNYARLNRGIALYYGGRFKLAQDDLLAFYQDDPNDPFRSLWLYLTEREINADQAKVSLKQRYDKAVKDQWGWNIVEFYLGDISEKTLMERLQADATDNTSLAEHLSETNFYLGKYYLSLGEKDNAEALFKLTVANNVHNFVEHRYALLELALLGQTQDDLSESDQQ; encoded by the coding sequence ATGAAGCCATTTTTGCGCTGGTGTATTGTTGCGACAGCTTTAACGCTGGCAGGATGCAGCAACACCGATTGGCGTAAGAACGAAGTTTTGGCAGTCCCTTTGCAGCCTACGCTGCAACAGGAAGTCATTCTCGCTCGCATGGAACAAATACTTGCCAGTCGGTCATTGACCGATGATGAACGCGCACAGCTGTTATATGAGCGCGGAGTGTTGTATGATAGTTTGGGTTTGAGAGCACTGGCGCGGAATGATTTTTCACAAGCGCTGTCTATCAGACCCGATATGCCTGAAGTATTCAATTACTTAGGCATTTATTTAACGCAGGCAGGCAATTTTGACGCTGCCTATGAAGCGTTCGATTCTGTACTTGAGCTTGATCCAACTTACAATTATGCGCGTTTAAATCGTGGTATCGCCCTGTATTACGGCGGAAGATTTAAACTGGCGCAAGATGATCTGCTGGCGTTTTATCAAGACGATCCTAACGATCCCTTCCGCAGCCTGTGGCTGTATCTCACAGAACGTGAGATCAACGCAGACCAGGCCAAAGTTTCGCTGAAACAGCGTTACGACAAAGCGGTTAAGGACCAATGGGGATGGAATATTGTCGAGTTCTACCTGGGTGACATCAGTGAAAAAACGCTGATGGAAAGGCTCCAGGCAGACGCAACGGATAACACCTCGCTCGCTGAACATCTCAGTGAAACCAACTTCTATTTAGGTAAGTACTACCTAAGTCTGGGGGAGAAGGACAACGCAGAAGCGTTGTTCAAGCTGACGGTCGCCAACAACGTTCACAACTTTGTTGAGCATCGATATGCATTGTTGGAGCTGGCGCTACTCGGCCAGACACAAGACGATTTATCAGAATCTGACCAGCAATAG
- a CDS encoding DEAD/DEAH family ATP-dependent RNA helicase: protein MTDIQTTFADLGLNADILESLNGMGYVKPSPIQLECIPHLLAGRDVLGMAQTGSGKTAAFSLPLLHNIDPTVKAPQILVLAPTRELAVQVAEAMTEFAKHMRGLNVVALYGGQRYDVQLRALRQGPQVVVGTPGRLLDHLKRGTLDLSNLRGLVLDEADEMLRMGFIEDVETIMAQIPEGHQTALFSATMPEAIRRITKRFMKDPQEVRIQSSMTTRPDISQSYWTAYGRKTDALTRFLEAEDFDAAIIFVRTKNATLEVAEALERSGYNSAALNGDMNQALREQTLERLKDGRLDILIATDVAARGLDVERISLVVNYDIPMDAESYVHRIGRTGRAGRAGRALLFVENRERRLLRNIERTMKLTIPEVELPNAELLGERRLAKFAAKVQQQLESSDLEQYRALLAKMQPEDELDIETLAAALLKMAQGERPLIVPADAPQRPRSQFRDRDERREGGRGDRPERGPREPRSEAAGDRPRRERRDVGDMEVYRIEVGRDDGVEVRHIVGAIANEGDISSRYIGNIKLFGTHSTIELPKGMPGDVLSHFTRTRILNKPMNMQLIGDAVPRSNDRGGERRPGGPARGGFGAGAGREGGRGAEGGRRFSNERSGERRPGGPSRGPRREDTGAAPTRRRDA, encoded by the coding sequence ATGACTGATATCCAAACTACTTTTGCTGACCTTGGCCTGAACGCCGACATCCTTGAATCACTGAACGGTATGGGCTACGTGAAGCCTTCCCCAATCCAGCTTGAGTGTATTCCTCATCTGCTGGCGGGCCGTGACGTGCTGGGTATGGCACAGACCGGTAGCGGAAAAACGGCGGCTTTCTCTCTGCCGCTGCTGCATAACATTGACCCAACTGTTAAAGCACCACAGATTCTGGTGCTGGCACCGACCCGCGAACTGGCGGTTCAGGTTGCTGAAGCCATGACCGAATTCGCGAAACACATGCGTGGCCTGAACGTGGTTGCCCTGTACGGCGGCCAGCGTTACGACGTGCAGCTGCGCGCACTGCGTCAGGGACCACAGGTTGTTGTGGGTACCCCTGGCCGTCTGCTTGACCACCTGAAGCGCGGCACGTTAGATCTGTCTAACCTGCGCGGCCTGGTGCTGGACGAAGCTGATGAAATGCTGCGTATGGGCTTCATCGAAGACGTTGAAACCATCATGGCGCAGATCCCAGAAGGTCATCAGACCGCGCTGTTCTCGGCTACCATGCCAGAAGCGATTCGTCGTATTACTAAACGCTTCATGAAAGATCCTCAGGAAGTGCGTATTCAGTCAAGCATGACTACGCGCCCGGACATCAGCCAGAGCTACTGGACTGCCTACGGCCGTAAAACTGATGCACTGACCCGCTTCCTGGAAGCTGAAGATTTTGATGCTGCTATCATCTTCGTGCGTACGAAAAACGCCACGCTGGAAGTGGCCGAAGCGCTGGAGCGTAGCGGTTACAACAGTGCTGCACTGAACGGTGACATGAACCAGGCACTGCGTGAGCAGACGCTGGAGCGCCTGAAAGATGGTCGTCTGGACATCCTGATCGCGACCGACGTTGCGGCACGTGGTCTGGACGTTGAGCGTATCAGCCTGGTTGTTAACTACGATATCCCTATGGATGCCGAATCTTACGTGCACCGCATCGGCCGTACCGGTCGTGCTGGTCGTGCTGGCCGCGCGCTGCTGTTCGTTGAGAACCGCGAGCGTCGTCTGCTGCGTAACATTGAACGCACCATGAAGCTGACTATTCCAGAAGTTGAACTGCCTAACGCAGAACTGCTGGGTGAGCGTCGTCTGGCTAAGTTCGCCGCTAAAGTTCAGCAGCAGCTGGAAAGCAGCGATCTGGAACAGTACCGCGCACTGCTGGCTAAAATGCAGCCGGAAGATGAGCTGGATATTGAAACGCTGGCCGCAGCACTGCTGAAAATGGCTCAGGGCGAACGTCCACTGATCGTGCCTGCTGATGCGCCACAGCGCCCACGCAGCCAGTTCCGTGACCGTGACGAGCGTCGTGAAGGCGGTCGTGGTGACCGTCCAGAGCGTGGCCCACGTGAACCACGTAGCGAAGCTGCCGGTGACCGTCCACGCCGTGAACGTCGTGACGTTGGCGATATGGAAGTTTACCGTATTGAAGTTGGCCGTGATGACGGTGTTGAAGTGCGTCATATCGTTGGCGCTATCGCTAACGAAGGCGACATCAGCAGCCGCTACATTGGTAACATCAAGCTGTTCGGTACGCACTCTACCATCGAGCTGCCGAAAGGCATGCCGGGCGATGTGCTGTCGCATTTCACCCGCACGCGTATTCTGAACAAGCCGATGAACATGCAGCTGATTGGTGATGCGGTTCCACGCAGCAACGACCGTGGCGGCGAACGTCGTCCAGGCGGCCCGGCACGCGGTGGCTTCGGCGCTGGTGCAGGTCGTGAAGGTGGTCGTGGTGCAGAAGGCGGTCGTCGCTTCAGCAACGAGCGTAGCGGTGAGCGTCGTCCAGGCGGCCCATCACGCGGCCCACGTCGTGAAGACACTGGCGCAGCGCCAACTCGTCGTCGTGATGCATAA
- the pnp gene encoding polyribonucleotide nucleotidyltransferase, which translates to MLNPIVKKFQYGQHTVTIETGMMARQATAAVMVSMDDTAVFVTVVGRKNAKPGQDFFPLTVNYQERTYAAGRIPGSFFRREGRPSEGETLTSRLIDRPLRPLFPEGFVNEVQVIATVVSVNPQVNPDIVALIGASAALALSGLPFNGPIGAARVGYLNDQYVLNPTTDELKESKLDLVVAGTKAAVLMVESEAELLSEDQMLGAVVFGHEQQQIVIDTINELVAVAGKPRWDWQPEAVNEALHGRIAALAESRLSDAYRITEKQERYAQVDVIKSETTAALLAEDEALDAGEISDILHTLEKNVVRSRILRGEPRIDGREKDMIRGLDVRTGVLPRTHGSALFTRGETQALVTATLGTARDAQNLDELMGERTDNFLFHYNFPPYSVGETGMVGSPKRREIGHGRLAKRGVLAVMPKGDAFPYTVRVVSEITESNGSSSMASVCGASLALMDAGVPIKAAVAGIAMGLVKDENNFVVLSDILGDEDHLGDMDFKVAGSREGITALQMDIKIEGITREIMHEALNQAKGARLHILSVMEQAISTPRGDISQFAPRIHTIKISVDKIKDVIGKGGSVIRALTEETGTTIEIEDDGTVKIAATDGDKAKFAIRRIEEITAEIEVGRIYNGKVTRIVDFGAFVAIGGGKEGLVHISQIADKRVEKVTDYLAMGQEVPVKVLEVDRQGRVRLSIKEASEQAQPEAAPEASAATPEAE; encoded by the coding sequence TTGCTGAATCCGATCGTTAAAAAATTCCAGTATGGTCAGCATACCGTCACTATTGAGACCGGTATGATGGCTCGCCAGGCAACAGCTGCTGTCATGGTAAGCATGGACGACACTGCGGTGTTCGTAACTGTTGTAGGCCGTAAAAATGCAAAACCAGGTCAGGATTTCTTCCCGCTGACCGTTAACTATCAGGAGCGTACTTACGCTGCTGGTCGTATCCCAGGCAGCTTCTTCCGTCGTGAAGGCCGCCCAAGCGAAGGCGAGACCCTGACTTCACGTCTGATTGACCGCCCGCTGCGCCCACTGTTCCCGGAAGGTTTCGTCAACGAAGTACAGGTTATCGCGACCGTGGTTTCCGTTAACCCACAGGTTAACCCGGATATCGTTGCCCTGATCGGTGCTTCTGCAGCGCTGGCGCTGTCTGGCCTGCCGTTCAACGGTCCAATCGGTGCTGCGCGCGTCGGTTACCTGAACGACCAGTACGTACTGAACCCAACTACCGATGAGCTGAAAGAGAGCAAGCTGGACCTGGTGGTTGCAGGTACTAAAGCCGCTGTTCTGATGGTGGAATCTGAAGCTGAGCTGTTGAGCGAAGACCAGATGCTGGGCGCAGTGGTGTTTGGCCACGAGCAGCAGCAGATCGTTATCGACACCATCAACGAACTGGTCGCCGTTGCCGGTAAACCTCGTTGGGACTGGCAGCCAGAAGCTGTAAACGAAGCTTTACATGGTCGTATCGCTGCACTGGCGGAATCTCGCCTGAGCGATGCTTACCGCATCACCGAAAAACAGGAGCGTTACGCTCAGGTTGACGTGATCAAATCTGAAACCACCGCTGCACTGCTGGCTGAAGACGAAGCGCTGGACGCTGGCGAAATCAGCGACATCCTGCACACGCTGGAAAAAAATGTGGTTCGTAGCCGCATCCTGCGCGGTGAGCCACGCATCGACGGTCGCGAAAAAGACATGATCCGTGGTCTGGACGTGCGCACTGGCGTACTGCCACGTACTCACGGCTCTGCGCTGTTCACCCGTGGTGAAACTCAGGCGCTGGTGACGGCAACTCTGGGTACTGCCCGTGATGCGCAGAACCTTGATGAGCTGATGGGCGAGCGTACCGACAACTTCCTGTTCCACTACAACTTCCCTCCATACTCTGTCGGCGAAACCGGCATGGTTGGTTCACCGAAGCGTCGTGAAATTGGTCACGGTCGTCTGGCGAAACGCGGCGTGCTGGCAGTGATGCCTAAAGGCGATGCGTTCCCATACACCGTGCGTGTCGTGTCTGAAATCACTGAATCAAACGGCTCGTCTTCAATGGCGTCTGTTTGCGGTGCTTCTCTGGCACTGATGGATGCAGGCGTACCAATCAAAGCTGCCGTAGCCGGTATCGCGATGGGCCTGGTCAAAGACGAAAACAACTTTGTTGTACTGTCCGATATCCTCGGCGACGAAGATCACCTCGGCGACATGGACTTCAAAGTAGCCGGTAGCCGTGAAGGTATCACCGCGCTGCAGATGGACATCAAAATTGAAGGTATCACCCGCGAAATCATGCATGAAGCACTGAACCAGGCTAAGGGCGCGCGTCTGCACATCCTCAGCGTGATGGAACAGGCTATCAGCACGCCGCGTGGCGACATCTCTCAGTTTGCTCCACGCATCCACACCATCAAGATCAGCGTTGATAAGATCAAAGACGTAATCGGTAAAGGTGGCTCGGTTATCCGTGCGCTGACAGAAGAGACTGGCACTACCATCGAAATCGAAGATGACGGTACTGTGAAAATCGCAGCAACCGACGGCGACAAAGCGAAGTTCGCGATTCGTCGTATCGAAGAGATCACCGCAGAAATCGAAGTAGGCCGTATCTACAACGGTAAAGTGACCCGCATCGTTGACTTCGGTGCCTTCGTCGCAATCGGTGGCGGTAAAGAAGGTCTGGTACACATTTCTCAGATCGCTGACAAGCGCGTAGAAAAAGTGACTGACTATCTGGCGATGGGTCAGGAAGTTCCAGTAAAAGTGCTGGAAGTTGACCGTCAGGGCCGTGTACGCCTGAGCATCAAAGAAGCCAGCGAGCAGGCTCAGCCTGAAGCAGCTCCAGAAGCGTCAGCGGCAACGCCTGAAGCAGAATAA
- a CDS encoding luciferase-like monooxygenase has protein sequence MPDKKNVPLSVLDLAPIPQGRSPRDAFHASLALAQQSEKLGFHRYWLAEHHNMTGIASAATSVLIGYLAANTDTLRLGSGGVMLPNHAPLVIAEQFGTLESLYPGRIDLGLGRAPGSDQRTMMALRRHMAGHVDNFPADVAELIRWFDAPEDEPAPPVQPVPGTGLKIPVWLLGSSLYSAQLSAQMGLPFAFASHFAPEMLMQALHLYRENFKPSERLAKPYAMVCVNVVAADSERDARFLFTSMQQQFINLRRGKPGPLPAPVENMDNLWSPSEQYGVQQALSMSVVGDKEKVRHGLAALMRETQADEIMVNGQIFDSQARLYSFELAMQARNSL, from the coding sequence ATGCCTGATAAGAAAAATGTACCGTTGTCGGTACTCGACCTTGCCCCGATCCCGCAGGGCCGTTCTCCTCGCGATGCCTTTCACGCTTCCCTCGCGCTGGCACAGCAGTCAGAGAAACTCGGTTTTCACCGCTACTGGCTGGCCGAACACCATAATATGACCGGGATCGCCAGCGCCGCCACCTCGGTACTGATCGGCTATCTGGCGGCCAATACCGATACGCTGCGCTTAGGCTCTGGCGGCGTGATGCTGCCCAACCATGCGCCGCTGGTGATTGCCGAGCAGTTCGGCACGCTGGAGTCGCTCTATCCCGGCCGTATCGATCTGGGGCTTGGCCGTGCGCCGGGTTCAGACCAGCGCACCATGATGGCCCTGCGCCGCCATATGGCCGGCCACGTCGACAATTTTCCGGCCGATGTCGCTGAGCTGATCCGCTGGTTCGATGCGCCCGAAGACGAGCCCGCGCCGCCGGTGCAGCCCGTTCCCGGTACCGGACTGAAAATTCCGGTCTGGCTGCTCGGCTCCAGCCTGTATAGCGCGCAGCTCTCGGCTCAGATGGGGCTGCCGTTTGCCTTTGCCTCCCACTTTGCTCCTGAAATGCTGATGCAGGCGCTGCACCTCTACCGCGAGAACTTCAAGCCGTCAGAACGGCTGGCTAAACCGTATGCCATGGTATGCGTCAACGTGGTAGCGGCCGACAGCGAGCGTGATGCGCGCTTCCTGTTTACCTCCATGCAGCAGCAGTTCATCAATTTGCGCCGCGGCAAACCCGGCCCGCTGCCGGCTCCGGTAGAAAACATGGATAACCTGTGGTCGCCGTCCGAACAGTATGGCGTTCAGCAGGCGTTGAGCATGTCGGTGGTCGGTGATAAAGAGAAGGTACGTCACGGCCTTGCGGCGCTGATGCGCGAAACGCAGGCGGATGAGATTATGGTGAATGGCCAGATCTTTGACAGCCAGGCGCGGCTCTACTCTTTCGAGCTGGCGATGCAGGCGCGTAATTCACTTTAG
- a CDS encoding ABC transporter permease — MVMADIKEGLWAFGHAFSREVRVAWRKPLFHWLGWCFPLLLFALIASDFSEGSLMDLPVAAVDQDHSTLSRTLIRNLNAGSHADVSQDAGGEPQALEKLRQAQAYAVLLIPPFFEADTLAGRQPRVTLYYNALFYGAGFYSTQDFAGLVSTLNAQYQPVLAAATGRAMPALPHATLAYDSLFNASGSYIYYQQFAASIHMVQLFAVTCMIYVLARSRPLIYQRHFAMALLGKLAPYTLCYTVLLLSEIALLVGVFSARVVGNPFYILCVAFFYVMAAQSLGILLFSFTGSAITAYMMMGIMVSIAMTFSGTAMPELSMPWPAQLISNLEPLTHALYAMFDLFLRDVPGKPVASVCLLLLIYPLAVALLVRKRLFRRLETPEEVQ, encoded by the coding sequence ATGGTCATGGCAGACATAAAAGAGGGGCTGTGGGCATTTGGCCACGCCTTCAGTCGTGAAGTCCGCGTTGCCTGGCGTAAACCGCTGTTCCACTGGCTGGGCTGGTGTTTTCCGCTGCTGCTGTTCGCCCTGATTGCCAGCGATTTCTCCGAAGGATCGCTGATGGATCTGCCGGTGGCGGCGGTCGATCAGGATCACAGCACGCTGTCGCGCACGCTGATCCGCAATCTGAATGCAGGCTCGCATGCCGATGTCAGTCAGGATGCGGGCGGTGAACCGCAAGCGCTGGAGAAACTACGCCAGGCACAGGCATATGCCGTGCTGTTGATCCCGCCATTTTTTGAAGCCGATACGCTGGCGGGTCGGCAGCCGCGCGTCACGCTCTACTACAACGCGCTGTTTTATGGCGCGGGCTTTTACTCGACGCAGGATTTCGCCGGGCTGGTCAGTACGCTGAATGCGCAGTATCAGCCGGTGCTGGCGGCGGCCACCGGGCGGGCAATGCCAGCGCTACCCCACGCAACGCTGGCTTATGACAGCCTGTTTAACGCCAGCGGCAGCTATATCTACTATCAGCAGTTCGCCGCCAGTATTCATATGGTGCAGCTGTTCGCCGTCACCTGCATGATCTACGTGCTGGCGCGCAGCCGGCCGCTGATTTACCAACGGCATTTTGCTATGGCGCTGCTCGGTAAGCTGGCCCCTTACACGCTGTGTTACACGGTGCTGCTGCTGAGCGAAATCGCCCTGCTGGTCGGCGTATTCAGCGCGCGCGTGGTGGGAAACCCCTTCTATATTCTGTGCGTGGCTTTCTTCTACGTCATGGCGGCGCAAAGCCTCGGCATCCTGCTATTTAGCTTCACCGGCAGCGCGATCACCGCCTATATGATGATGGGGATTATGGTCAGCATTGCCATGACGTTTTCCGGTACGGCAATGCCGGAGCTGTCGATGCCGTGGCCGGCTCAGCTAATCTCCAATCTGGAGCCGCTCACCCACGCGCTGTACGCCATGTTTGACCTGTTCCTGCGCGACGTTCCGGGAAAACCGGTTGCCAGCGTCTGCCTGCTGCTGCTGATCTATCCGCTGGCTGTGGCGCTGCTGGTGCGTAAACGCCTGTTCCGCCGTCTGGAAACGCCGGAGGAGGTGCAGTGA
- the rpsO gene encoding 30S ribosomal protein S15 — MSLSVESKAQIVADFGRGANDSGSTEVQVALLTAQINHLQGHFSEHKKDHHSRRGLLRMVSQRRKLLDYLKRKDVARYTSLIERLGLRR, encoded by the coding sequence ATGTCTCTAAGTGTTGAATCTAAAGCACAAATCGTTGCTGATTTCGGTCGCGGCGCAAACGACAGTGGTTCTACCGAAGTTCAGGTTGCTCTGCTGACCGCACAGATTAACCATCTGCAGGGTCACTTCTCTGAGCACAAGAAAGACCACCACAGCCGTCGTGGCCTGCTGCGCATGGTATCTCAGCGTCGTAAGCTGCTGGATTACCTGAAGCGTAAAGACGTTGCACGCTACACCAGCCTGATCGAGCGTCTGGGTCTGCGTCGCTAA